In one Candidatus Latescibacter sp. genomic region, the following are encoded:
- the phoU gene encoding phosphate signaling complex protein PhoU — MIRLLQREIDKLKKHILELGAVVEERVRMAVKSVEESDAALARKVIMGDIEIDHMEVDLEEECLKILALYQPVAIDLRFIIAVLKINNDLERLGDLAVNIAERATCLDTREKNEIIEDLTIMADKTQRMLRNSLDALVNLDDALAREVCAADDEVDLIHANLFTKFEKAVHENPERIQYFTNLIGVSRNLERIADHTTNIAEDVIYMSVGEIVRHRGAEFRSAEKKPPACST; from the coding sequence ATGATTCGTCTTTTACAGCGTGAGATAGACAAGCTCAAGAAACATATCCTTGAGCTGGGCGCAGTGGTGGAGGAGAGGGTGCGCATGGCAGTTAAATCTGTTGAGGAAAGCGACGCCGCCCTGGCCCGTAAGGTCATCATGGGTGATATCGAGATAGATCACATGGAAGTCGATCTCGAGGAAGAATGCCTGAAAATCCTGGCGCTCTATCAGCCTGTGGCAATCGATCTCCGTTTCATCATTGCCGTGCTGAAAATCAACAACGACCTGGAGCGGCTGGGCGACCTTGCGGTGAATATCGCGGAGCGTGCAACCTGCCTGGATACCCGTGAAAAAAACGAGATTATCGAAGACCTCACCATCATGGCCGATAAAACTCAGCGCATGTTGAGGAATAGTCTCGACGCCCTGGTGAATCTCGACGACGCGCTCGCCCGTGAGGTGTGCGCCGCCGATGACGAGGTGGATTTGATCCACGCCAACCTGTTCACCAAGTTTGAAAAGGCGGTTCATGAGAATCCCGAACGCATCCAGTACTTCACCAATCTCATCGGTGTTTCACGAAACCTGGAGCGCATCGCCGATCATACAACCAATATCGCCGAGGATGTGATCTATATGAGCGTGGGAGAAATTGTCCGTCACCGTGGCGCCGAGTTCCGGTCGGCGGAAAAAAAACCTCCCGCATGCAGCACGTGA
- the pstB gene encoding phosphate ABC transporter ATP-binding protein PstB translates to MPDSGADPGQAASLNYKISTRNLSFHYGVHQALYDNNLNVATSKVTAIIGPSGCGKSTHIRVYNRIYELYRDQRATGEVLLDGRNILSPEVDIIELRRKVGMIFQKPTPFPMSIYDNVAYGLRLHYNLSKSGMVERVKKALVNAALWEEVKDKLDKPGIALSGGQQQRLCIARAIAVEPEVLLMDEPTSAIDPVATAKIEELIAVLKERYTIVIVTHNMQQAARISDFTAFFYEGYIIEFGETRQIFTNPRKKQTEDYITGRFG, encoded by the coding sequence ATGCCTGATTCCGGGGCTGATCCAGGCCAGGCCGCTTCCCTGAACTACAAAATTTCTACCAGGAATCTTTCTTTTCACTATGGGGTGCACCAGGCCCTTTACGACAACAATCTGAATGTTGCCACCTCGAAGGTAACCGCCATAATCGGCCCTTCCGGGTGCGGGAAATCCACTCACATCCGGGTATACAACCGCATCTACGAGCTCTACCGCGACCAGAGAGCGACCGGCGAAGTCCTCCTGGACGGCCGGAACATACTCTCCCCTGAAGTGGATATTATCGAACTGAGGAGAAAAGTGGGCATGATTTTTCAGAAACCGACTCCCTTCCCCATGAGTATATACGATAATGTGGCGTATGGATTGAGGCTGCACTATAATCTTTCCAAAAGCGGGATGGTGGAGCGGGTGAAAAAAGCCCTGGTTAACGCCGCGCTCTGGGAAGAAGTCAAAGACAAGCTGGACAAACCGGGAATAGCCCTTTCAGGAGGCCAGCAGCAGCGTCTCTGTATCGCCCGGGCAATTGCAGTGGAGCCCGAGGTTCTCCTCATGGACGAGCCTACCTCGGCCATCGACCCGGTGGCCACCGCTAAAATAGAGGAGCTTATCGCCGTTTTGAAAGAACGGTATACCATTGTCATTGTGACGCATAACATGCAGCAGGCGGCCCGTATTTCCGATTTCACCGCATTTTTCTATGAAGGGTACATTATAGAATTCGGAGAAACAAGGCAGATATTCACCAATCCCAGAAAGAAGCAGACGGAAGATTATATCACCGGAAGATTCGGATAA